In the Topomyia yanbarensis strain Yona2022 chromosome 3, ASM3024719v1, whole genome shotgun sequence genome, one interval contains:
- the LOC131690059 gene encoding leucine-rich repeat-containing protein 49-like, which translates to MYRIIALMCAMFFNLVISIRTVNYTCTISSEGFCIYQGVRINSPEEASSVQLLAPNYELTKVKFRESAMVELPDNIYTTFPKLQELRVWWQSLHSIYIAQNLLHLDAERNRINKISFDTNTVPMLRKLELGHNRLKTIENISYFENLEILDLSHNDLRSIDLCLFQRMKNLRTLDLSVNNMAIVKNSMEDKLESLTVLYLNDNRLSYLDINVLKQFPNLETLHLFNNGLMYMEFENMRSMFPRINIVHIYGNDWNCEILAEMIIYFKKINMKEYKLFNSLKCKEKVVDGICCSDGKALSILKKSNLYFSNYVNELNLHSQHIMQEMKQSKREIQKLIETENMTQASLRAFSDDMSAIRSRIENISTLAPDNSTPVVRPRKHEKVDKLVQEIYKIKQDYQSLSRENQQFKHQIEGYELMKSEMDSLRAYSEEMKAIIKELKEENTHLKGDLYQLLQDFHELKLNRHQKEV; encoded by the exons ATGTATCGAATAAT TGCCCTGATGTGTGCGATGTTTTTTAACTTGGTGATATCGATCCGCACAGTGAACTATACGTGCACGATCAgttccgaaggtttttgcataTACCAAGGAGTTCGGATAAACAGTCCCGAAGAAGCAAGCAGTGTGCAGCTGCTGGCACCAAACTACGAGTTGACGAAGGTAAAGTTCCGAGAGTCGGCCATGGTGGAACTTCCCGACAACATCTACACGACGTTCCCAAAACTTCAGGAACTTCGTGTCTGGTGGCAGAGTCTACACAGTATTTACATTGCACAAAACTTGCTACATCTGGACGCCGAACGGAATCGGATCAACAAAATCAGTTTCGACACAAACACAGTTCCGATGCTACGGAAGTTAGAACTCGGTCATAACAGATTGAAGACCATTGAAAACATCTCATACTTTGAAAATCTCGAAATTTTGGATCTCTCCCATAACGATCTGCGTTCCATTGATCTGTGTTTGTTCCAGCGAATGAAAAATCTCCGCACGCTGGATCTATCGGTTAACAACATGGCCATCGTGAAAAACTCCATGGAAGACAAACTCGAATCACTGACAGTATTATACCTAAATGACAATCGGTTATCCTATCTGGATATTAACGTGTTGAAACAATTTCCCAACCTGGAAACGTTGCATCTATTCAACAACGGATTAATGTACATGGAGTTCGAGAACATGCGATCAATGTTCCCTCGGATCAACATCGTTCACATCTACGGCAACGACTGGAACTGTGAGATTCTGGCGGAAATGATCAtctactttaaaaaaatcaacatgAAAGAGTACAAACTGTTCAATTCTCTGAAATGTAAAGAAAAGGTAGTGGACGGAATCTGCTGCTCCGATGGTAAAGCCTTAAGCATCTTGAAAAAATCCAACCTATACTTCTCCAACTATGTGAACGAACTGAACCTCCATTCGCAGCACATCATGCAGGAGATGAAGCAGTCCAAACGGGAGATCCAAAAACTAATCGAGACGGAAAACATGACTCAGGCCTCGCTGCGAGCATTCAGCGACGACATGAGTGCCATCCGCAGTCGTATCGAAAATATATCGACGCTGGCGCCAGATAACTCGACCCCCGTTGTCCGCCCGAGGAAGCACGAAAAGGTGGACAAACTAGTTCAGGAGATTTATAAAATCAAGCAGGACTATCAAAGTTTAAGCCGAGAAAATCAACAATTTAAGCATCAAATCGAAGGCTACGAACTGATGAAATCTGAGATGGATTCACTTCGGGCCTACTCGGAGGAGATGAAAGCCATTATcaaggagttgaaggaggaGAATACACACCTGAAGGGTGACCTGTACCAGTTACTGCAGGACTTTCACGAACTTAAACTTAATCGACATCAGAAAGAGGTATGA